A DNA window from Streptomyces sp. CA-278952 contains the following coding sequences:
- a CDS encoding AAA family ATPase, which translates to MTLQRSAPTAGVAHGAMPAQPGAPARELLTQGAPVVRDLRGRTACGPYSLDLTAGDVVVVSGLPGSGKSTLIRRAAQGRAIDSQNTRDSWAAALPRLLPYALYRPLVRAAHYLGLWSALRSGESVVVHDCGTQTWVRRWLARHAVSRGRTLHLVLLDVTPEVARQGQRERGRGVSGYAFARHRHAVARLLRDTEQGLLPAGCTSAVLLDREAAGALDRISFTAAAASTAR; encoded by the coding sequence ATGACGTTGCAGCGGTCGGCACCGACCGCGGGGGTCGCGCACGGCGCGATGCCCGCACAGCCCGGAGCTCCCGCGCGGGAGCTGCTGACGCAGGGCGCGCCGGTGGTACGCGACCTGCGCGGGCGCACCGCCTGCGGCCCGTACAGCCTCGACCTCACCGCCGGTGACGTCGTCGTGGTCTCCGGACTCCCCGGCAGCGGGAAGTCGACCCTCATCCGGCGGGCCGCGCAGGGCCGCGCGATCGACTCCCAGAACACCCGCGACAGCTGGGCCGCCGCCCTGCCCCGCTTACTGCCCTACGCCCTCTACCGCCCCCTGGTCCGCGCCGCGCACTACCTCGGCCTCTGGAGCGCCCTGCGCTCCGGTGAATCCGTCGTCGTGCACGACTGCGGCACCCAGACCTGGGTACGCCGCTGGCTCGCCCGGCACGCCGTGAGCCGGGGCCGCACCCTCCATCTGGTCCTGCTCGACGTGACGCCCGAGGTGGCGCGGCAGGGGCAGCGCGAGCGTGGGCGCGGCGTCTCCGGCTACGCCTTCGCCCGCCACCGGCACGCGGTCGCCCGGCTGCTCCGCGACACCGAACAGGGGCTGCTGCCCGCCGGCTGCACCTCCGCGGTGCTGCTGGACCGCGAGGCCGCAGGAGCGCTCGACCGGATCTCCTTCACGGCCGCCGCGGCCTCCACCGCCCGCTGA
- the gcvT gene encoding glycine cleavage system aminomethyltransferase GcvT, giving the protein MSTAPRLTALDASHRSLGATMTDFAGWDMPLRYASERDEHNAVRTRAGLFDLSHMGEITVTGPEAAAFLSYALVGNIATVGNGRARYTMIVQEDGGIVDDLIVYRLGEAEYMVVANAGNAQIVLDALTARAGGFDAEVRDDRDAYALLAVQGPESPAIMKAVTDADLDGLKYYAGLPGTVAGVPALIARTGYTGEDGFELFVAPEHAEQLWRALTEAGSPHGLIPCGLSCRDTLRLEAGMPLYGHELTTALTPFDAGLGRVVKFEKEGDFVGREALTAAAERAETAPPRKLVGLIAEGRRVPRAGFPVVADGKVIGEVTSGAPSPTLGKPIAMAYVDAAFAAPGTEGVGVDIRGTHEPYEVVALPFYKRQK; this is encoded by the coding sequence ATGAGCACTGCCCCCCGTCTTACCGCCCTCGACGCATCGCACCGCTCGCTCGGCGCCACCATGACCGACTTCGCGGGCTGGGACATGCCCCTGCGGTACGCCAGTGAGCGCGACGAGCACAACGCCGTGCGCACCCGGGCCGGTCTCTTCGACCTGTCGCACATGGGCGAGATCACCGTCACCGGGCCCGAGGCCGCTGCCTTCCTGAGCTACGCGCTGGTGGGCAACATCGCCACCGTCGGCAACGGCCGGGCCCGCTACACGATGATCGTCCAGGAGGACGGCGGGATCGTGGACGACCTGATCGTCTACCGCCTGGGCGAGGCCGAATACATGGTCGTCGCCAACGCGGGCAACGCGCAGATCGTGCTCGACGCGCTGACCGCCCGGGCCGGGGGCTTCGACGCCGAGGTGCGCGACGACCGGGACGCGTACGCGCTGCTCGCGGTCCAGGGTCCGGAATCGCCCGCCATCATGAAGGCCGTCACCGACGCCGACCTGGACGGGCTGAAGTACTACGCGGGCCTGCCGGGCACGGTCGCCGGGGTCCCGGCGCTCATCGCCCGTACCGGCTACACCGGCGAGGACGGCTTTGAACTCTTCGTCGCGCCCGAGCACGCCGAGCAGCTGTGGCGGGCGCTGACCGAGGCCGGCTCCCCGCACGGCCTGATCCCCTGCGGGCTCTCCTGCCGGGACACGCTGCGCCTGGAGGCGGGCATGCCGCTGTACGGGCACGAGCTGACGACCGCGCTCACCCCGTTCGACGCGGGCCTGGGCCGGGTCGTGAAGTTCGAGAAGGAGGGCGACTTCGTCGGGCGCGAGGCCCTGACCGCCGCCGCCGAGCGCGCCGAGACCGCCCCGCCGCGCAAGCTGGTGGGCCTGATCGCCGAGGGCCGCCGGGTCCCGCGCGCCGGTTTCCCGGTCGTGGCCGACGGCAAGGTGATCGGCGAGGTCACCTCCGGCGCCCCGTCCCCGACCCTGGGCAAGCCGATCGCCATGGCGTACGTGGACGCGGCCTTCGCCGCCCCGGGCACCGAGGGCGTGGGCGTGGACATCCGGGGCACGCACGAGCCGTACGAGGTCGTCGCGCTGCCGTTCTACAAGCGCCAGAAGTGA
- the gcvH gene encoding glycine cleavage system protein GcvH: MSNPQQLRYSKEHEWLSALEDGVATIGITEYAANALGDVVFAQLPEVGDTVTAGETCGELESTKSVSDLYSPVTGEVTAANQDVVDDPSLVNSAPFEGGWLFKVRVAEEPADLLSADEYTAFSGN, translated from the coding sequence ATGAGCAACCCCCAGCAGCTGCGGTACAGCAAGGAGCACGAGTGGCTGTCGGCCCTCGAGGACGGCGTGGCCACCATCGGCATCACGGAGTACGCGGCCAACGCGCTCGGTGACGTCGTCTTCGCCCAGCTCCCGGAGGTCGGCGACACGGTGACCGCGGGCGAGACCTGCGGCGAACTGGAGTCGACCAAGTCCGTCAGCGATCTGTACTCGCCGGTGACCGGTGAGGTGACGGCGGCCAACCAGGACGTCGTGGACGACCCCTCGCTGGTGAACTCCGCTCCCTTCGAGGGCGGCTGGCTGTTCAAGGTGCGCGTCGCGGAGGAGCCGGCCGACCTGCTCTCCGCCGACGAGTACACCGCGTTCTCCGGCAACTGA
- the glyA gene encoding serine hydroxymethyltransferase, with protein MSLLNSSLHELDPDVAAAVDAELHRQQSTLEMIASENFAPVAVMEAQGSVLTNKYAEGYPGRRYYGGCEHVDVVEQIAIDRIKALFGAEAANVQPHSGAQANAAAMFALLKPGDTIMGLNLAHGGHLTHGMKINFSGKLYNVVPYHVDESGTVDMEEVERLAKESQPKLIVAGWSAYPRQLDFAAFRRIADEVGAYLMVDMAHFAGLVAAGLHPNPVPHAHVVTTTTHKTLGGPRGGVILSTQELAKKINSAVFPGQQGGPLEHVIAAKAVSFKIAAGEEFKERQQRTLDGARILAERLVQPDVTEVGVSVLSGGTDVHLVLVDLRDSELDGQQAEDRLHELGITVNRNAIPNDPRPPMVTSGLRIGTPALATRGFGVEDFTEVAEIIAAALKPSYDADDLKARVVALAEKFPLYPGLK; from the coding sequence ATGTCGCTTCTGAACTCCTCCCTCCACGAGCTGGACCCGGACGTCGCCGCCGCCGTCGACGCCGAGCTCCACCGTCAGCAGTCCACCCTCGAAATGATCGCCTCGGAGAACTTCGCTCCGGTCGCCGTCATGGAGGCACAGGGCTCCGTCCTCACCAACAAGTACGCCGAGGGCTACCCGGGCCGCCGCTACTACGGCGGCTGTGAGCACGTCGACGTCGTCGAGCAGATCGCGATCGACCGGATCAAGGCCCTGTTCGGTGCCGAGGCCGCGAACGTGCAGCCGCACTCCGGCGCCCAGGCGAACGCCGCCGCGATGTTCGCGCTGCTGAAGCCGGGCGACACGATCATGGGCCTGAACCTGGCCCACGGCGGTCACCTGACCCACGGCATGAAGATCAACTTCTCCGGCAAGCTCTACAACGTGGTCCCGTACCACGTCGACGAGAGCGGCACCGTGGACATGGAGGAGGTCGAGCGCCTCGCCAAGGAGTCCCAGCCGAAGCTCATCGTGGCCGGCTGGTCCGCCTACCCGCGCCAGCTGGACTTCGCCGCCTTCCGCCGCATCGCGGACGAGGTCGGCGCCTACCTGATGGTCGACATGGCGCACTTCGCGGGCCTGGTCGCGGCCGGTCTGCACCCCAACCCGGTGCCGCACGCCCATGTCGTCACCACCACCACGCACAAGACCCTCGGCGGTCCGCGCGGCGGCGTGATCCTCTCCACCCAGGAGCTCGCCAAGAAGATCAACTCCGCGGTCTTCCCGGGTCAGCAGGGCGGCCCGCTGGAGCACGTGATCGCGGCCAAGGCGGTCTCGTTCAAGATCGCGGCGGGCGAGGAGTTCAAGGAGCGCCAGCAGCGCACCCTGGACGGCGCGCGGATCCTGGCCGAGCGCCTGGTCCAGCCGGACGTCACCGAGGTGGGCGTATCCGTCCTCTCCGGCGGCACGGACGTGCACCTGGTCCTGGTCGACCTGCGCGACTCGGAGCTGGACGGCCAGCAGGCCGAGGACCGGCTCCACGAGCTGGGCATCACGGTCAACCGGAACGCCATCCCGAACGACCCGCGTCCCCCGATGGTCACCTCGGGCCTGCGGATCGGCACCCCGGCGCTGGCCACCCGCGGCTTCGGCGTGGAGGACTTCACGGAGGTCGCGGAGATCATCGCCGCCGCCCTCAAGCCGTCCTACGACGCGGACGACCTCAAGGCCCGCGTGGTCGCGCTGGCCGAGAAGTTCCCGCTGTACCCCGGCCTGAAGTAA
- a CDS encoding L-serine ammonia-lyase: protein MAISVFDLFSVGIGPSSSHTVGPMRAARMFARRLKNEGLLAHTASIRAELYGSLGATGHGHGTPKAVLLGLEGESPQTVDVESADGRVEEIRGSGRINLLGMHEIPFDFDADLVLHRRKALPYHANGMTILAYDAEGAPVLEKTYYSVGGGFVVDEDAVAGENPIVPEDTVLKHPFRTGDELLRLSGETGLSISSMMLENELAWRTEAEIRSGLLDIWRVMQACVSRGMSREGILPGGLKVRRRAANSARQLRAEGDPQAHAMEWITLYAMAVNEENAAGGRVVTAPTNGAAGIIPAVLHYYMNFAAGGCTETEKEDSVVRFLLAAGAIGMLFKENASISGAEVGCQGEVGSACSMAAGALAEVLGGSPEQVENAAEIGMEHNLGLTCDPVGGLVQIPCIERNGMAAVKAVTAARMALRGDGSHKVSLDKVIKTMKETGADMSVKYKETARGGLAVNIIEC from the coding sequence GTGGCCATCTCGGTCTTCGACCTCTTCTCGGTCGGCATCGGCCCGTCCAGCTCCCACACGGTGGGCCCGATGCGCGCCGCCCGGATGTTCGCGCGCCGCCTCAAGAACGAGGGCCTGCTCGCGCACACCGCCTCGATACGGGCCGAGCTGTACGGTTCCCTCGGCGCGACCGGCCACGGGCACGGCACGCCCAAGGCGGTGCTGCTCGGCCTGGAGGGCGAGTCGCCCCAGACCGTGGACGTGGAGTCCGCCGACGGCCGGGTCGAGGAGATCCGCGGCAGCGGCAGGATCAACCTGCTGGGCATGCACGAGATCCCGTTCGACTTCGACGCGGACCTGGTCCTGCACCGCCGCAAGGCACTCCCGTACCACGCCAACGGCATGACGATCCTCGCGTACGACGCCGAGGGCGCCCCTGTCCTGGAGAAGACCTACTACTCGGTCGGCGGCGGCTTCGTCGTCGACGAGGACGCGGTGGCCGGGGAGAATCCGATCGTCCCGGAGGACACGGTCCTCAAGCACCCCTTCCGCACCGGCGACGAACTGCTGCGGCTCTCCGGGGAGACCGGTCTCTCGATCTCCTCGATGATGCTGGAGAACGAGCTGGCCTGGCGCACCGAGGCGGAGATCCGCTCCGGGCTGCTGGACATCTGGCGCGTCATGCAGGCCTGCGTCTCGCGCGGCATGTCCCGCGAGGGCATCCTCCCCGGCGGCCTCAAGGTCCGCCGCCGCGCCGCGAACTCGGCCCGCCAGCTGCGCGCCGAGGGCGACCCGCAGGCCCACGCGATGGAGTGGATCACTCTGTACGCGATGGCGGTCAACGAGGAGAACGCGGCGGGCGGCCGCGTGGTCACCGCCCCCACCAACGGCGCGGCGGGCATCATCCCCGCCGTTCTGCACTACTACATGAACTTCGCGGCCGGCGGCTGCACCGAGACGGAGAAGGAGGACAGCGTGGTGCGCTTCCTCCTCGCGGCCGGTGCGATCGGCATGCTGTTCAAGGAGAACGCCTCGATCTCCGGCGCCGAGGTCGGCTGCCAGGGCGAGGTCGGCTCCGCCTGCTCCATGGCGGCCGGAGCCCTGGCCGAGGTCCTCGGCGGCTCCCCCGAGCAGGTGGAGAACGCCGCCGAGATCGGCATGGAGCACAACCTGGGCCTGACCTGCGACCCGGTCGGCGGCCTCGTCCAGATCCCCTGCATCGAGCGCAACGGCATGGCGGCGGTGAAGGCGGTCACCGCGGCGCGGATGGCGCTGCGGGGCGACGGCAGCCACAAGGTCTCCCTCGACAAGGTCATCAAGACCATGAAGGAGACCGGGGCCGACATGAGCGTGAAGTACAAGGAGACGGCCCGGGGCGGGCTGGCGGTCAACATCATCGAGTGCTAG
- a CDS encoding BTAD domain-containing putative transcriptional regulator produces MGRVVRSLGDIGLGGRICTKEPGYEIRIEEDELDLTAFEREVVAGIEAAGDGSSADCVLYLRRALALWHGEPRTFLSVPGRFQGLFAA; encoded by the coding sequence GTGGGACGTGTCGTACGCTCCCTGGGCGACATCGGACTCGGCGGGAGGATCTGTACCAAGGAGCCGGGTTACGAGATCCGGATCGAGGAGGACGAGCTGGATCTCACCGCCTTCGAGCGGGAGGTCGTGGCGGGCATCGAGGCCGCGGGGGACGGTTCGTCGGCCGACTGCGTCCTGTATCTGCGCAGGGCTCTCGCGCTGTGGCACGGCGAGCCCAGGACTTTCCTGTCTGTCCCAGGGAGGTTCCAGGGACTTTTCGCCGCGTGA
- a CDS encoding MFS transporter: protein MAAPPQSPRATTPGLARCGGYWRWSASAQLTRLPIAMAPLAFTSLSVALSGTYELGAAIVATIVVAEVMCAVPVGRMLDRFGPVLALRVLLVLRGPACLTVLFALWQGAPSAVCLALAALVGCLGGGLLGGLRALLTDIVGPALLTRAVAVNTMMVDVVIVGGPLLVGLLATLSALGPVVAMAVATVLAAPLVYSAGTREAKPAVRPARSGALLLPLLGWIACAFAVGHVASGIEVAVLPIAQRLGGGTAAATLIVGVLCVASTLGGFVFLRLDRKGTPRTVAALLLLYGSGAALVVCLGHSWPVVIAGTVLAGVCLGPLINMNSLLAEAILPEHRRSEGFALINTAQGLGFGLGSLALSLLPLPLTGLLALASAALAALAVLRAPGRCGGGARTGPSSAPGHDLYTSRA from the coding sequence GTGGCTGCGCCCCCTCAGTCCCCCCGGGCCACCACACCGGGCCTGGCCCGGTGCGGTGGCTACTGGCGCTGGTCGGCGAGCGCACAGCTGACCAGACTCCCCATCGCCATGGCGCCCCTCGCCTTCACCTCACTCAGCGTCGCCCTGTCCGGGACCTACGAGCTGGGCGCCGCCATCGTCGCCACGATCGTGGTGGCCGAAGTGATGTGCGCCGTACCGGTGGGCCGGATGCTGGACCGCTTCGGCCCGGTCCTCGCCCTGCGGGTCCTGCTCGTCCTGCGGGGGCCGGCCTGTCTGACGGTGCTGTTCGCGCTGTGGCAGGGGGCGCCTTCCGCCGTCTGCCTCGCCCTGGCGGCTCTCGTCGGCTGCCTGGGGGGCGGCCTGCTCGGCGGACTGCGGGCCCTGCTCACGGACATCGTCGGGCCCGCGCTGCTGACCCGGGCCGTCGCGGTCAACACCATGATGGTCGACGTGGTCATCGTCGGCGGTCCGCTGCTGGTGGGCCTGCTGGCCACGCTGTCCGCCCTTGGGCCGGTCGTGGCGATGGCTGTCGCCACCGTACTCGCGGCACCGCTGGTGTACTCCGCGGGTACGAGGGAGGCGAAGCCAGCGGTACGGCCGGCCAGGAGCGGCGCCCTCCTGCTGCCGCTGCTCGGCTGGATCGCCTGCGCCTTCGCCGTAGGGCACGTGGCGAGCGGGATCGAGGTGGCCGTGCTCCCGATCGCGCAACGGCTGGGCGGCGGAACCGCCGCCGCCACGTTGATCGTCGGTGTGCTCTGTGTGGCCAGCACCCTGGGCGGGTTCGTCTTCCTGCGCCTCGACCGGAAGGGAACGCCGCGCACGGTCGCGGCCCTGCTTCTCCTCTACGGTTCGGGGGCCGCCCTCGTGGTGTGTCTGGGCCACTCCTGGCCCGTCGTCATCGCCGGGACCGTACTCGCCGGTGTCTGCCTCGGCCCTCTGATCAACATGAACTCGCTGCTCGCCGAGGCGATCCTGCCCGAGCACCGGCGGTCGGAGGGGTTCGCCCTCATCAACACGGCGCAGGGTCTGGGCTTCGGTCTCGGCTCCCTGGCTCTGTCCCTGCTTCCGCTGCCCCTCACCGGCCTGCTCGCCCTGGCCTCGGCCGCACTGGCCGCGCTCGCCGTCCTGCGGGCGCCGGGCCGCTGTGGAGGCGGCGCCCGGACCGGGCCGTCATCGGCCCCCGGCCACGATCTGTACACCAGTCGGGCTTGA
- a CDS encoding glucose-1-phosphate thymidylyltransferase codes for MKALVLSGGSGTRLRPFTHTTPKQLVPVANKPVLYYVLEDIARAGITEVGIVVGETADEIRKAVGDGERFGLRVTYLPQEKPLGLAHAVLIARDYLGDEDFVMYLGDNFVVGGIADLVGRFRHQRPDVQIMLTRVSDPSCFGVAEIGPDGRVISLQEKPQFPRSDMAVVGIYFFTPVVHKAVRAISPSARGELEITDALQWLLEGPYDVRSTTISGYWKDTGNPADMLEMNRLVLDGMEQGTEGDTDASSELVGRVRIEAGARIRESRIVGPVVIGTGTLVQNSYVGPYTSIAENCRIVDSEIEFSIVLGNSRLSGTRRVQRSLIGRNVTVTPAPRVPACARLILGDDSRVEFTS; via the coding sequence ATGAAGGCTCTAGTTCTGTCCGGGGGTTCGGGCACGCGCCTGCGGCCCTTCACGCACACGACCCCCAAGCAACTGGTGCCGGTGGCCAACAAGCCGGTCCTGTACTACGTCCTCGAGGACATCGCCCGCGCCGGAATCACGGAGGTCGGGATCGTCGTCGGGGAGACCGCCGACGAGATCCGCAAGGCCGTCGGCGACGGTGAGAGGTTCGGCCTCCGGGTGACCTACCTGCCGCAGGAGAAGCCGCTGGGGCTCGCGCACGCCGTCCTGATCGCCCGCGACTACCTGGGCGACGAGGACTTCGTGATGTATCTCGGCGACAACTTCGTGGTCGGGGGAATCGCGGATCTCGTCGGCAGGTTCCGCCACCAGCGTCCCGATGTCCAGATCATGCTCACCCGGGTCTCCGACCCGTCGTGCTTCGGGGTGGCCGAGATCGGCCCCGACGGCCGCGTCATCTCGTTGCAGGAGAAACCACAGTTCCCCCGCAGCGACATGGCTGTGGTCGGGATCTACTTCTTCACGCCGGTCGTTCACAAGGCCGTCCGCGCCATCAGCCCGTCCGCGCGCGGTGAGTTGGAGATCACGGATGCACTCCAGTGGCTGCTGGAAGGCCCGTACGACGTGCGGTCCACCACCATCTCCGGCTACTGGAAGGACACCGGGAACCCCGCCGACATGCTGGAGATGAACCGTCTGGTACTGGACGGGATGGAGCAGGGCACGGAGGGTGATACCGACGCGTCGAGCGAACTGGTCGGCCGGGTCCGGATCGAGGCGGGCGCCCGGATCCGGGAGTCGCGGATCGTCGGTCCCGTCGTGATAGGAACCGGAACGCTGGTGCAGAATTCCTACGTCGGGCCGTACACCTCGATCGCCGAGAACTGCCGGATCGTGGACAGCGAGATCGAGTTCTCCATCGTGCTGGGCAACTCCCGGCTCTCCGGCACCCGCCGGGTCCAGCGGTCGCTGATCGGGCGGAACGTGACCGTCACACCAGCTCCCCGGGTGCCCGCGTGCGCCCGTCTCATCCTCGGCGACGACAGCAGGGTGGAGTTCACGTCATGA
- the rfbB gene encoding dTDP-glucose 4,6-dehydratase, translated as MTTNVLVTGGAGFIGSHYVRTLLGPYGDPSVTVTVLDNLTYAANPANLAPLHGNNRFSFVRGDICDAPLVEELMAGHDQVVHFAAESHVDRSVLGAAAFVRTNVVGTQTLLEAALRHAPRMFVHISTDEVYGSVEIGASRESDPLRPSSPYAATKASSDLLALSYHHTHGLDVRITRCSNNYGTHQHPEKVIPRFVTTLLNGGRVPLYGDGGNRRNWLHVEDHVDAVELVRNGGSAGEIYNVGGGTELPNKELAAILVDALGLGPDAVEFVADRKGHDRRYAVDHEKISGQLGYRPRRDFSSSLARTVDWYRENRDWWEYSAASGLARPGRQIHPAT; from the coding sequence ATGACGACCAACGTCCTGGTGACCGGCGGTGCCGGCTTCATCGGCTCGCACTACGTCCGCACCCTGCTGGGCCCGTACGGTGACCCCTCGGTGACGGTCACCGTACTGGACAACCTGACCTACGCGGCGAATCCGGCCAACCTCGCTCCGCTGCACGGGAACAACCGGTTCTCCTTCGTGCGGGGCGACATCTGTGATGCCCCGCTCGTCGAGGAACTGATGGCCGGCCACGACCAGGTCGTACACTTCGCGGCCGAGTCCCACGTCGACCGTTCGGTACTCGGGGCCGCGGCGTTCGTGCGGACCAATGTCGTGGGGACCCAGACGCTGCTCGAAGCGGCTCTGCGACACGCTCCGAGGATGTTCGTCCACATCTCCACGGACGAGGTGTACGGCTCCGTCGAAATCGGAGCCAGCAGAGAGAGTGACCCCTTGCGGCCCAGTTCTCCGTACGCCGCCACCAAGGCGTCGAGCGACCTGCTGGCCCTGTCGTACCACCACACACACGGACTGGACGTCCGCATCACTCGATGCTCGAACAACTACGGCACCCACCAGCACCCGGAGAAGGTCATTCCGCGGTTCGTGACGACTTTGCTGAACGGCGGTCGGGTGCCGCTCTACGGTGACGGCGGCAACCGGCGGAACTGGCTGCACGTCGAGGACCACGTCGATGCGGTGGAGCTGGTCAGGAACGGCGGCTCGGCGGGCGAGATCTACAACGTCGGCGGTGGAACGGAGCTGCCCAACAAGGAACTCGCCGCCATCCTGGTCGATGCCCTCGGTCTCGGTCCCGACGCCGTGGAGTTCGTCGCGGACCGAAAGGGGCACGACCGGCGGTATGCCGTCGACCACGAGAAGATCTCCGGACAGCTCGGCTACCGCCCGCGCCGGGACTTCTCCAGCTCACTCGCCCGGACCGTCGACTGGTACCGGGAGAACCGCGACTGGTGGGAGTACTCTGCCGCCTCCGGGCTCGCCCGCCCGGGGCGTCAGATCCACCCGGCCACGTAG
- a CDS encoding response regulator transcription factor — protein MVLADGLKMVRDGLVALLERESGIKVVAAIDTGRDLVQTVLEFSPDVAVIDVQNHESLLAAVAIQEHLPDCRTLLLAGSARLRTVRESVASGLGGLVLKSSSPAHLCAGIKDVYEGRRVFDPDMTLAAWGNGGCPLTDRELDVLRLTAGGDGTEEIALKLSLSPGTVRNYLATVVRKVDARNRIDAVRIAYVAGWI, from the coding sequence GTGGTTCTGGCCGACGGTTTGAAAATGGTCCGCGACGGTTTGGTCGCACTTCTGGAACGTGAATCGGGCATCAAGGTTGTCGCTGCCATCGACACCGGTAGAGATCTGGTCCAGACCGTGTTGGAGTTCAGCCCCGATGTGGCCGTCATCGATGTACAAAACCATGAAAGCCTTCTCGCCGCCGTGGCTATTCAGGAGCACCTCCCGGATTGCCGGACGCTGCTCCTCGCAGGCTCCGCCCGACTCCGCACGGTGCGAGAGTCCGTGGCGTCAGGCCTGGGTGGCTTGGTACTGAAGAGCTCTTCCCCCGCCCACCTGTGCGCAGGCATAAAGGACGTGTACGAGGGGCGTCGCGTATTCGACCCCGACATGACCCTCGCCGCCTGGGGGAACGGTGGCTGCCCGCTCACGGACCGCGAGCTGGACGTCCTGCGACTCACCGCCGGAGGGGACGGCACAGAGGAGATCGCACTCAAGCTCTCGCTCAGTCCCGGAACCGTCCGCAACTACCTGGCGACGGTCGTGCGCAAGGTGGACGCACGCAACAGGATCGATGCGGTCCGGATCGCCTACGTGGCCGGGTGGATCTGA
- a CDS encoding helix-turn-helix transcriptional regulator: protein MAETPSRMLRLLSLLQNCRDWPGGKLAERLDVSPRTLRRDIERLRDLGYPVNAIPGVGGGYRLEAGADLPPLLLDDDEAVAIAVGLRTAAGGSVADIEETSIRALAKLEQVLPKRLRSRVNALQMYTVPMFGVGPTANPGYLASVAQACRDRQRLRFTYRKRDGETRSRLVEPYRLVHVNRKWYLLSWDTEREDWRTFRMDRMDAPLITGVRFQQRELPAEDAAAYVAQSITSSLANHRALVTLYAPFEVVAERIRPRDGILTVLDERTCQLRTAADTLEWLALTIGMFGIDFEVHEPPELVAYVRELSDRLARAATPREPRSPSPGASPTVIPAGGPATG, encoded by the coding sequence ATGGCCGAGACACCGTCCCGCATGCTCCGTCTGCTGTCCCTTCTGCAGAACTGCCGGGACTGGCCGGGAGGGAAGCTGGCAGAACGGCTCGACGTCAGTCCGCGCACGCTGCGCCGCGACATCGAGCGGCTGCGAGACCTCGGCTATCCGGTGAACGCCATTCCGGGGGTGGGCGGGGGCTACCGGCTGGAGGCGGGCGCCGACCTGCCGCCGCTCCTGCTCGACGACGACGAGGCCGTCGCCATCGCGGTGGGCCTGCGGACCGCGGCGGGTGGCAGTGTCGCGGACATCGAGGAAACCTCGATCCGGGCCCTTGCCAAACTCGAACAGGTACTGCCGAAACGACTCCGCAGCAGGGTCAACGCCCTGCAGATGTACACCGTTCCCATGTTCGGAGTGGGCCCGACCGCGAACCCCGGCTACCTCGCATCGGTGGCCCAGGCCTGCCGTGACCGGCAACGGCTCCGGTTCACCTACCGCAAGCGGGACGGAGAAACCCGCAGCCGCCTGGTGGAGCCGTACCGCCTGGTCCATGTGAACCGTAAGTGGTATCTGCTCTCCTGGGACACCGAACGCGAGGACTGGCGCACCTTCCGTATGGACCGGATGGACGCGCCGCTCATCACGGGTGTCCGCTTCCAGCAGCGCGAACTGCCGGCCGAGGACGCCGCGGCATACGTGGCACAGTCCATCACTTCCTCGCTGGCCAACCACCGTGCGCTGGTAACCCTGTACGCACCCTTCGAGGTCGTGGCAGAGCGGATTCGCCCGCGCGACGGAATCCTCACCGTGCTCGACGAGCGGACGTGCCAACTGCGCACGGCCGCCGACACTCTCGAGTGGCTCGCACTCACCATCGGCATGTTCGGCATCGACTTCGAAGTACACGAACCGCCGGAACTGGTGGCCTACGTCCGTGAGCTGTCGGACCGGCTGGCTCGCGCGGCGACGCCGCGCGAGCCCCGGTCACCCAGCCCCGGAGCCTCCCCAACCGTCATTCCCGCCGGCGGGCCAGCAACCGGCTGA